Proteins found in one Orcinus orca chromosome 11, mOrcOrc1.1, whole genome shotgun sequence genomic segment:
- the LOC105748497 gene encoding LOW QUALITY PROTEIN: uncharacterized protein LOC105748497 (The sequence of the model RefSeq protein was modified relative to this genomic sequence to represent the inferred CDS: inserted 4 bases in 4 codons; deleted 2 bases in 2 codons; substituted 2 bases at 2 genomic stop codons) — translation MSPPAAAASAASPGPAAGVLAKSPTPTWTGRRRPPGLRTAQRGAALDGQRDRGTSLQPVVSGYPLQSPTPAAARPLSACVASLDPGGSPLILPPLGSSSRGGVVPVASVTRPETPWGREGWLWRVGSQVWGPTAPLSTLRLLPYPPWPSCARMGVGGAVGALGLQKSHTGQKGPLSSLPSVSLSLCPSLPVSTVLCGLSAERCWMRQVGLQGGXGYSAVRCPRLCVGGEPRAVNTLPTMRATLIPSIXLQAPGAQLSPAGEGEGSMCIPGEQGVWRGEGCWMRTPAPLPYQSNLLVSACFCSLPCSGWEGXLFPLIPDPSPRMLVTPLPHPXSHLPIPGEVXMPGALSGLFSLPSREGPTXEYNGEVQASFPGQRPFRSIRVFLRSNLGSVKLVPDLLLRWAPGGGELMKFCQSNVKPKAR, via the exons CGCCCGCCTGGCCTCAGAACCGCCCAGAGAGGAGCCGCCCTGGATggacagagggacagagggacGAGCCTCCAGCCGGTCGTGTCTGGCTACCCTCTGCAGTCTCCGACACCCGCTGCTGCCCGCCCGCTGTCCGCCTGCGTGGCATCTCTCGATCCCGGTGGGTCCCCGCTCATCCTTCCACCCCTCGGTTCCTCCTCTCGAGGAGGTGTGGTGCCTGTGGCGTCTGTGACTCGGCCTGAGAccccctggggcagggaggggtggctgTGGAGGGTAGGAAGCCAGGTGTGGGGTCCCACAGCTCCCCTTTCGACTCTCCGCCTCCTCCCCTACCCTCCTTGGCCCAGCTGtgccaggatgggggtggggggggcagtggGTGCTCTGGGTTTGCAGAAAAGCCACACTGGACAGAAGGggcctctctcttcccttccctctgtctctctctccctctgtccctctcttccTGTTTCCACAGTGctatgtgggctctctgctgagAGGTGCTGGATGAGGCAGGTGGGCCTGCAGGGGG AGGGGTACAGTGCCGTGAGATGCCCAAGGCTGTGCGTGGGTGGTGAACCCCGTGCTGTGAACACGCTGCCCACCATGCGGGCAACTCTGATCCCCTCCA TGTTGCAGGCCCCTGGGGCCCAGCTTTCTCCAgcaggggagggtgaagggtCCATGTGCATCCCTGGAGAGCAGGGAGTTTGGAGA GGGGAGGGCTGCTGGATGAGGACACCGGCGCCTCTG CCTTACCAGAGCAACCTTCTGGTCAGCGCCTGCTTCTGCTCCCTTCCCTGCTCGGGGTGGGAGG TCCTTTTCCCCCTCATTCCTGACCCTTCCCCAAGGATGCTGGTGACCCCCTTGCCACACCCCTAATCCCACCTGCCCATTCCGGGTGAGG TGATGCCTGGTGCACTCTCTGGCCTGTTCTCTCTCCCCAGCAGGGAGGGCCCAACGTGAGAGTATaatggtgaggttcaggcttcctTCCCTGGGCAGAGGCCTTTCAGGAGTATCAGGGTTTTTCTGCGATCCAACCTGGGCTCTGTGAAGCTGGTCCCAGATTTACTCCTCAGATGGGCCCCTGGAGGAGGAGAGCTAATGAAATTCTGTCAGTCAAACGTAAAGCCCAAAGCCCGCTGA